TTCTGCACACCTGTTGTTAGTATAGATCTTGGGGAAGTTTATTCAGTCTTCCACAGTTTGTATCCGTTTTCCCAGTTGCTGGTGTTACTTACCGTCAGCGTGCCATTGTCAAAGTGAAGATTATAGCTAATCTTAGAATTGTAAGGGTAAGGCGTACTCGTCCAGTAGTCTCCACAGGTTCTGAAATAAAAGAGTTTACCTCCCGCATAGCGTCCCATAGCAGGTAGGAAGAAATAGTCGTTGAGCTTGCTTGGAGTTCCCTGTGTTATAGTTTGGGATGGCGGAGTCTCAAAAACTTTTTTATTGGCACGGTTCTGTCCATCAGGAGAAGCATTCTTGAGATCAGTAGTGGTCTTACCTTCCTTTTGGGCAATCACACTTGCTTTTTTGAGCCATATACCGCCAGTGTACAGATGTCCCCACACTGACCAAAGCGTTGTGTTGTCCCAGTGTGGGTCACCTTTCTTGCAGTACCAAAATAGCTCGTTGATGTTAGGACAGTCCTTTGCCTTATTGCTGGCTGCTGTTGGGAATGTGGCTGCGTTGTACCATCGGTCGGCGTCAGAACTGGTTGGGATGTTGGTGCCTGTGACATTTCCTTTTTTCGGCTGGTCGACCTTGTGTCCGTACCAGTACTCTTGTTTGGCATCCCACATATAGTAATCGTCCCCATAGCTTCTGATGGACAGCGTGGCAGGCATGTCATAGTAGCCGTTCGGAGCATACGTGAACTCGCCGAAAGTCTTTGTGATGGCACCTGATACATTTGTATCTTTGTCCTTAACATAATATTTCACGGTGAGCTTGTATCTGCCAGGCATGATAACCATATACATTTGCCCAGTCTCACAGCTTGTTCCTGAAGCATTATTTTGCATGATGAAGCCGTCATTACTGCCCGAAGCCTTGGGAGTCAGCTTAATTGTTTTAGTGTTACCCGAGCCAGTGAGTTCTCCATTCGTGTTTAGTGTGTAGGCTCCCGCAATGTTCTTGTCAGCAGTCACCTCAATCTTCGTCACATAGACATTGGTCAATGCGTGATCGTAATTAGGATTGAAGCAAAGATAGGCTGCTGCATGCTTTAGCTTGAACTTGTACTGTCCGTTAGGCTGTCGTATAGCTTCATCCGATCCACAATCGCCCGAAACTCCGAAATGTAGGGTGTTGTCAGGACCGTTTTGCTCCTGTTCGGAAGCAATTGTCACATTGTTTTCTGTGCCTTTTGCTCCAGGATAATAAACTCTGTACTTATTGTTAGTGTATGTACCAGGCATATTGAATTTGAATGTTAGCACATTCGTCCCCGATACCGTATTGCTGCTTTGTTTGAAAGTATCTGCATCGTCTTTTACAAAGATTTTGTCACCTGTCTCCCAGTAGAAATCTCTTGTATTATAATTAAGCGATGTGCGTGTTGTACTTTCCTCTCCCGTGACGAAACTTGTCTGTGCTATTTCTGTAGTTTCTTTATCAGTATTTGTGATGTTCGCTGTCTGTATATCGTCGTTTGAGCAGCCTGCAGCTGTTAGCAGCAGAGCTGCCATAGTCCATTGATAATATAATCTAATATTCATTTTAGTGTTCTATGTTTCTTTTTGTCTCTATTTTGCTTTTTACTCATCCCATTTTGTTGGCGTACTTTCTTCAGAGATTCTGAAGAAAAAGGAACGTTTGGCACCAGTGCTTGATTCTTCCGATGGACCTGTTTTGTGTTCGCCTTTTTGGTGGTCTCCAGGGTAGGAAGCCTCCAATATTGAGCTGTCAATACTGACATAGATAACTTTAATTTCTGGTCTCTGATAAACTCTATTAATTTGCATTTTATTCATTGTTATCTTGATTTAAATAATGTCGGTGAATAATTCTCGTATAAATTACTTGTAGGGATGACGAAGTTTTTCCTTAATTAACCCATTAAGGTTGTCATCCGTTTCTATAATATCACAGTGACTTTCTTCTTTGAAAATTACTTCAGATGTGTTATTCTAGTTGCAAAGATAGGATTATTTTTTTGTTTTACCTATTTTTTTTGTTAAGTTATAGAAATAATATAGAATATATTCTGAAAAAGAAAATATAGATATCAAGATAGTCTTTTCTATTTCTGTTGGATATGCATCATATGGCTATGGGATACGGTGAGCATTGCTGTTTGAAATATATCTGGCAGCAATTAAATACGGTGAGCGTAGTAGCGGGGAATATGAATCTGACAGAAACAATTCTCGTTGATACGCAGCTTTTGATTGGGTTAATGATAAGTATGACGAAGTTATCTTCTTATTTACAAACTTTTGGGGAGAGTTATATTTGCGTTATAAGAGTGACAGGGTATTACATTTGTTTATGTGCAGATTGTTACCGATGGTTTCGCTTCAATGAGTGGTGACGATGGTTACATGACACGTTATAGCCATACTGCAAAAGATGAGAGTTCCCCAGAGGTTCCTTTGACAACTATTGTTGCTAAATTGAAGGCGAAGGGTCTGAAACTTGGTGTTTACGATAGCCCATTCTGGTATCATTATACCAATCCTAATGCCGTTATCCCAGGAACTGATGGTATCAAGGTGAGCAGTCTGGCTTACGATCCAGCAAAAGATAAAGACATTAACCCAAGTTTAACCGGCAAAATTATTTTTCATAAATTTTCGGGATGTTTTGTGTAGTATCAATTTGATAAATGGTTGATAATCAAGTATAGGGTATTGTAACGAGGAGTAAAATCTGATTTGTAGGACACAGTCATATCAAAATTATTTTGTTACTTTGCACTCATGCACGCAAATGTACAGACACGATTCAACCCTGCCACAGGGGACATGGCTCCTTATTATCGCATCAAGGAGTCATATCGTGATGTGCAGGGTCATGTACATTCGCTAATTCTTTTGAACATCGGGTTCGAACCTTCACTTACTGCTGTACAGGTTCGAAAAATTGCATACGCTCTTACCGAACGCTTCAAAAACAGAAGTACACCCTCGCTTTTCAAAGAATACCTTGACGGTCTTACTCCTATTGAACAGGCAAAGGCTGACGAATGGTGGAGCCGTATGGAGAAAGAAGGTGGAATCGATCGGTTTAATAAGGAAGAGCAGAGGTCGCTGAGAAAATATGAGAACTACATAGACCTTGAGACGGCAAACTATACTGACGCAAGGAATGTCGGTGCTGAGTGGCTCTGCAAGCAGACAATAGACAAGCTGCAATTAGAGGGTTTCCTGCGCAGAAACGGCTGGACTGAGAATACGATACACACGGCTTTGTCAGCATTGATTGTTCGCACAGTATATGCAGTTTCTGAACGTTCGTCTTATTATTATTTGCGCGATAACTCGGCTGCCGCTGAACTTTATAGTGGAGTTCCTGGCTGGACACCAGGAATCAATTCTCTGTATAAAGTCACTGACAAATTATATGAACTAAAGGAACAGTTAGAGCGTCATCTGTGCAACGTTACTGACGATCTCTTTAATATAGACAACAAGTTGATGCTCTTCGACTTAACCAACTTCTATTTCGAGGGCAGTAAGCGTAACAGCGACAAGGCCAAGTTCGGTCGGTCAAAAGAAAAACGCTCTGACTGTAAGCTACTTGTACTTGCACTATGTATCAATAAAGAAGGTTTTATACGTTATTCTTCTATCTTGGAGGGTAATACAGCAGACCCCAAGTCTCTGCCCAATATGATTGATACGCTGGCAAAGAGGAATCCATCACGAACAAAGGGTACGCTCGTTGTCATGGATGCAGGTGTTGCCACGGAAGAGAACTTGGAGCTGATCAAAAGGAAAGGTTACAATTATCTCTGCGTGTCTCGTACGAAAATGAAGGACTATACGCTCAGTGATGATAACAAGAGCGTTACAGTAATGGATACCCGCCGGAAAAAGATAACGCTGAAAGAGATTAAGACAGAGGATGATAAGGATTATTATCTCGAAATAACATCTCCTTCGAAAGCTATGACAGAGTCGTCCATGAACAGGGCTTGGAGAGAGCGTTTTGAGATGGAACTGCAGAGGATAAACAATGGAATCTCCAAGAAAGGTGGAACAAAAACCTATGAAAAGGTTGTTGAACGTACAGGACGTGCCATACAGAAGTACCCTTCTATAGCGAAGTTCTACCAGATAAGCTACATAAAAAACGAGAAGAAACCCAAGGAGATGCTGCGTGTAGACTGGGAGATAAAAGACCTCTCGGCAATGGAATCTGGTCACGGAGTCTATTTCCTCCGCAGCAATGTCAGGACACTTTCTGAGCGTGTAACATGGGAATACTACAATCTCATTCGTGAGATAGAATGTACGAACAGACAACTAAAGAATGATCTCAACCTCCGTCCTATCTATCATCAGAAAGATGAGCGAAGCGACGCACACCTCTTCTTCGGTTTATTAGCCTACTGGGTGGTAAACACCATCCGTTGTCAATTAAAACGAGAAGGAGAATCCTGTTACTGGACCGAGATAGTACGACGTATGAGCACCCAAAAGCTCGTCACCACAAAAGGAAAGAATCCATTAGGTGAAATCATCGAGATGCGCCAATGTAGTAGTCCTTCGAAGCAAGCAAAACAAATATACGATAAGTTGAACTTAAAACACTCACCATTCAAAAAGAATAAAATTTGTAGGACACAGAGCACATAAGAAAAACGAGGAAAGTACGGTAACAGTAACAATTAGGCGAAGGTGGGTGTTAAACTTGGGTTAAGCATCCTGGTTCAAAGGATCAATTTGGTTGGGTAGTAACAGATCACCCTGGTGCAGAGCAGTATTTTGAAGGATTCTTCAAGCACTATTCTGATTTAGGCGTAAAGTTCGTACGTA
The Prevotella melaninogenica DNA segment above includes these coding regions:
- a CDS encoding IS1634 family transposase; translated protein: MHANVQTRFNPATGDMAPYYRIKESYRDVQGHVHSLILLNIGFEPSLTAVQVRKIAYALTERFKNRSTPSLFKEYLDGLTPIEQAKADEWWSRMEKEGGIDRFNKEEQRSLRKYENYIDLETANYTDARNVGAEWLCKQTIDKLQLEGFLRRNGWTENTIHTALSALIVRTVYAVSERSSYYYLRDNSAAAELYSGVPGWTPGINSLYKVTDKLYELKEQLERHLCNVTDDLFNIDNKLMLFDLTNFYFEGSKRNSDKAKFGRSKEKRSDCKLLVLALCINKEGFIRYSSILEGNTADPKSLPNMIDTLAKRNPSRTKGTLVVMDAGVATEENLELIKRKGYNYLCVSRTKMKDYTLSDDNKSVTVMDTRRKKITLKEIKTEDDKDYYLEITSPSKAMTESSMNRAWRERFEMELQRINNGISKKGGTKTYEKVVERTGRAIQKYPSIAKFYQISYIKNEKKPKEMLRVDWEIKDLSAMESGHGVYFLRSNVRTLSERVTWEYYNLIREIECTNRQLKNDLNLRPIYHQKDERSDAHLFFGLLAYWVVNTIRCQLKREGESCYWTEIVRRMSTQKLVTTKGKNPLGEIIEMRQCSSPSKQAKQIYDKLNLKHSPFKKNKICRTQST